The nucleotide sequence ATCTAGAGCATCTGCTCCACCTCCTCTATTTGAAGGCGGAGGTTAAGAGATACCCGGCTATAGGTTTTCAGGCGCCGGGCTTTCCCGTTTGCAATCATTGTGGACAGGCTACCCGCCTGCGAGAGCACCGCTGCGAAGGCTGTGGCGGGCATTGTTTTTATTGCGAGGAGTGCCTGATTTTAGGAGAATCCCGGCTTTGCCGAGCCCTTTATGCCATGCCTGCTCCTTTGGGGCCGGAAGCGGGAGCCAAAGAAGCGGGGACAGAAGCGGTAAACCTGGTAGAGCCCCAGCTGGACTATCCGTTGACCCCGGCTCAAGAAGACGCTTGCCGGGCGGTGCGGAGCTTTATGATGACTGATCGCCGACAGGAATGCCTGGTATGGGCGGTCTGTGGCGCCGGCAAGACCGAGGTGGCCTTGGCTGCCATTGCCCAGGCGTTGGCCCGGGGTCAAAGGGTCCTTTATGCTAGCCCCCGGCGGGAAGTGATCCAGGAACTGAAGCCTCGCCTACAAAAAGCGTTTCCCGGCCGACCTATAACCGCTCTCTATGGCGGCAGTCCTGACCGGTATTATCAGGTGGGAGATCTGGTTTTGGCCACCACCCATCAAGCCTTGAGATTCTACCAGGCCTTTGATTTGGTAGTTCTGGATGAAGTCGATGCTTTTCCGTTTGAAGGCAGTAGCATGCTTTACTATGGGGTAACCCGGGCGCAAAGGCCAGGTTCCAAAGCGCTGTACCTTACCGCTACCCCGCCGCCGGAGTTGGTACGTCGGGCCGAGCGCCGGCAAATGGAGGTAGTAAGGCTGCCGGTCCGACCCCATGGGTACCCCCTGCCGGAGCCCCAGATCATCATCGAGCGCTCCTGGGGTTCGTTGGCTGGGAAACCGGGAAGGCGGCTGCGGGATCGAGGCACAGGTGAGGCGCCTGACTGTGGGTGGGATGGGCCAGGGCCCGAGCCTTCCCAGCTAAAAGATTCCGAGGCCGAACCTTTGTTCATTCCACCTCGGGTACTCAACATCCTCCACCAGAGCGTTGAAGGAGACTTGGCCCAAGTTTTTGTTTTCGTGCCCACGGTTTACTTAACCCGTCGGGTGGGGGAAGCCCTGCGCCAGGCTATGGGCCAGCCACCCTGGGAAGGTGCTTGCGCCGACTGGGTACAGTATACTTCTGCCAAGGACCCCAAGCGGGACGAAAAACGCCAAGCCTTTGCCCGGGGCGAATTTCCCATCCTGGTATGCACTACTATCATGGAGCGGGGCATAACCATTCCCAGGGTTAACGTGGTGGTTCTATTTGCTGATCAGGAGCGCATCTTCGATCAGGCCACCTTGGTTCAGATGGCGGGTCGGGCTGGGCGTTCCCCCGAATACCCTGAAGGGCGGGTATGGTTGGTGGGTTTGCGGGCTACCGCCAGTATGGAGCGGGCGGTGGCCCACATTCGGGCCATGAATGCCGAGGCTTTCACCCGCGGCTATTTGCGGCCCCAATATTGCCATCATCGCTGCCGAGGTTAAACCTCGGCAGGCGGCTTCACATGCTCCGCTACAACCAGCTCATTCTCGGAGCATATAGGTTGGGGCTAAGGAGCAGGGATAACTCATTGGCAAGGAAGGCTTTTCGGACATGAGCCCAGATGGCAGTTGGCGATCCATCCTACTTTCCCTGATTGAGGCGGGGCTAAATCTAATCTACCCGCAACCACCGGTTTGTCCGCTATGTGGAACCACTTTGGGGTGGGACTCCAGGGTCACTACTTGGCTCTGTTCTGACTGCCAGGCAATGGTATACCA is from Clostridia bacterium and encodes:
- a CDS encoding DEAD/DEAH box helicase yields the protein MPGAWDRGYRLYWVRCEDGDRVDLTPQPYLDFLFWKGHSGFKEMALITPFLPLGIAEYLKRRLDPQSLATSKGRPLSWYSVSAAKLTGELDPERKFAPMVEKILGRAMPEAAMPSQADLDRVRSLLAGKILLGDEIGSLLDQHKLVLNGNLEHLLHLLYLKAEVKRYPAIGFQAPGFPVCNHCGQATRLREHRCEGCGGHCFYCEECLILGESRLCRALYAMPAPLGPEAGAKEAGTEAVNLVEPQLDYPLTPAQEDACRAVRSFMMTDRRQECLVWAVCGAGKTEVALAAIAQALARGQRVLYASPRREVIQELKPRLQKAFPGRPITALYGGSPDRYYQVGDLVLATTHQALRFYQAFDLVVLDEVDAFPFEGSSMLYYGVTRAQRPGSKALYLTATPPPELVRRAERRQMEVVRLPVRPHGYPLPEPQIIIERSWGSLAGKPGRRLRDRGTGEAPDCGWDGPGPEPSQLKDSEAEPLFIPPRVLNILHQSVEGDLAQVFVFVPTVYLTRRVGEALRQAMGQPPWEGACADWVQYTSAKDPKRDEKRQAFARGEFPILVCTTIMERGITIPRVNVVVLFADQERIFDQATLVQMAGRAGRSPEYPEGRVWLVGLRATASMERAVAHIRAMNAEAFTRGYLRPQYCHHRCRG